ATTATACAACAGGAAGCATCAAATGACAAGATAATAATGAACTTTGGATCCTTTGCATCAATTAGCGCAACCTAACAGGATACGCTACAGCTGTAATCTTAGTTGTATGATTTATCGGAGCATGCGTACATCGAATAGGTTAAGAACGATGGTTGACATCACGTCTGAATAGCGTTTAACCATTTGCATCTATCAATTAGAGTTCGGCAGACTTGATGTTCCCAAAGATTCGCTCTAACACCGCTCGGACTTCTTGATGTTTTTTGTCCGTATGTGAAATAGCAGGCGTTCGGAGGCGATGGTTCGGATAGAGTCCGTGAAGATGGAGTGCCGATTTGATGCTTGGTAGCCACTCCAACTTCGTTGCAGTCTTGAGCCAAGGTTCCTCATAACGGAACACAATTTCCTTGGTGTCATCGTTGTGCCCTGTAGTCAGGGCATTATAGAATTCCAATGCAATGTCCGGTCGGAACGGAGCGATGGTACACAGATACGCCGTTGAACCGATCGGGTAGCCGAACATGAAATTGCGCATCTGCCCGCCACTGATCACCGCGAAATTCTCGTCAGTGGTTGCGCGAATGATGTCATAGTAAGCATAGAACGGATGACCGTCGTTCTTGATGCCAACTACCTCTGTACGTTTTGCCAACTCGGCAACGAGGTCCACAGGATAGGGGTCTTGCCATGCTCCCCAAACCAATAAAGGCATCGGCGCGGTGTCCTGAACGCTATCAAAGTAGCCAACAATAACTTCGCGCTTCACCCCCAACCCGGGATGAATCTGGACCTTGACAGCGTCTACGCCTGCAGCGTCGCAGTGTTTCAAAAACTCTCGGCACTGTCCCGGATGCCACCAACCCGTTGAAGCGATGAAAAGCGAGCGACCTGATATTTCTTCTGCCAGTTCTGCTGTCAACTGCCAGATTTCTTTATCTGTCAGGCTACAGAATTCGCTACTGCCATACGTGAGGAGAATCACTGGGACACTTTGCTCACACAACCAGTTGATGTATTTCCGCATGGCACCAACATCCAGCGAGTCATCATCGCCGAAACAGGTGTTCACCGGTACGACGGGACCTTTTAGACATTCCACCACACGAATCGCTCGCTCCATAAAAATTTCCTTTGGTATGTTGTTAGCACTTCTGAAAGTATAGAGATAGGCAACTTGTTGATTACGGCGGTACGTTCGGTAAGTGACAGATTTCCTCAAAAAATTCAGGAATTGTCAACAAGCCAGCAGCCCATAAAAATGCTCTATCTCGTTCTGTGAGTTCGTTTAGGCAAATCCACGCAACGTCCACAAGAATCTGATTTCCTTTTAGTTCAGGGTCAGTTCCCAAGGATACTTCCTGCGCACCTATTTCTATCAAATAAGTGTAGTATTGATCATTAGGGGCAAAGGTAACAACAGATGTTGGGCGGATCACTGTACCCTGTACATGACACTCCTCCCAAAGTTCCCTCAGCGCGGCTTGTTCCGGCGTTTCATCTGCTTCTATACGTCCACCGGGAAGACACCACCATTCTTCTCCTTCGTGACGGTGCTTGACCATTAGAATTCTTTTCTGCCTATGAACGATGCATTGTGCGCGCGACATTCACAACCCCTGAATCTGATGTCCTATCGAAAATGAGCGGAAATTCCTTATATTTTTTTAATCAAAAATGGTGTATATCTGTCTAAAATCTTATAAGCCGTACCTTGGGTTATTGTATGATAAAGGCTTGTCAAGTACCCCGCCCTAAAGGGCGAGGCTTGTAAGGTTTTTATCCCCAACAAGCTCGTTGTAATAACGGGTTTCTCGTTTCACAGAGGATGGCATCCCATACCTCTCCACGAAGGGCGCAA
The window above is part of the Candidatus Poribacteria bacterium genome. Proteins encoded here:
- a CDS encoding dihydrodipicolinate synthase family protein gives rise to the protein MERAIRVVECLKGPVVPVNTCFGDDDSLDVGAMRKYINWLCEQSVPVILLTYGSSEFCSLTDKEIWQLTAELAEEISGRSLFIASTGWWHPGQCREFLKHCDAAGVDAVKVQIHPGLGVKREVIVGYFDSVQDTAPMPLLVWGAWQDPYPVDLVAELAKRTEVVGIKNDGHPFYAYYDIIRATTDENFAVISGGQMRNFMFGYPIGSTAYLCTIAPFRPDIALEFYNALTTGHNDDTKEIVFRYEEPWLKTATKLEWLPSIKSALHLHGLYPNHRLRTPAISHTDKKHQEVRAVLERIFGNIKSAEL
- a CDS encoding NUDIX hydrolase gives rise to the protein MSRAQCIVHRQKRILMVKHRHEGEEWWCLPGGRIEADETPEQAALRELWEECHVQGTVIRPTSVVTFAPNDQYYTYLIEIGAQEVSLGTDPELKGNQILVDVAWICLNELTERDRAFLWAAGLLTIPEFFEEICHLPNVPP